The following are encoded together in the Parabacteroides chongii genome:
- a CDS encoding TIM barrel protein, protein MVNRRNFLKSASVLTLGGLVAGKAESLHAATPVVSETTAAKSIGLQIYSLGGELMKDVPGGMKNLKKMGYSTLELAGYNNGKINGVDMMEFKKMAEDAGLKITSSHVNPPTGEYTPDTRNMIMEYWKKTADDHAKLGVKYLVQPGQPRTRSVEEVGYVCDVFNEAGKIVKAAGIPFGYHNHDFEFAKVLPGGKEAIFGRHNKGEKIYDLFLKDTDPDLVFFEMDVYWTVIGQNDPVEYMKKYPNRIKLLHIKDRAILGQSGFMNFEMIFKQAYQIGVKEYYVELEGMPDGRTQFDGIKGCADYLLKAKFVK, encoded by the coding sequence ATGGTAAATAGACGAAATTTTCTAAAAAGTGCCTCTGTCCTGACTTTAGGGGGGCTGGTAGCCGGAAAGGCTGAATCATTACATGCAGCCACTCCCGTCGTATCGGAAACGACTGCTGCCAAAAGTATCGGTTTACAGATTTATTCTTTGGGAGGTGAACTGATGAAGGACGTTCCCGGTGGAATGAAGAACCTTAAAAAGATGGGTTATTCCACTCTTGAACTGGCGGGTTACAATAACGGCAAGATCAATGGTGTCGATATGATGGAATTCAAGAAGATGGCAGAAGATGCCGGATTGAAGATCACCAGTTCTCACGTGAATCCTCCGACAGGCGAGTACACGCCGGATACCCGCAATATGATTATGGAATATTGGAAAAAGACGGCAGACGATCATGCCAAGTTAGGTGTGAAATATCTGGTTCAGCCCGGACAACCCCGTACCCGCAGTGTGGAAGAGGTAGGCTATGTTTGCGATGTTTTCAACGAAGCCGGAAAAATTGTAAAAGCGGCAGGTATTCCTTTTGGCTACCATAACCATGACTTTGAGTTTGCCAAAGTACTTCCCGGAGGTAAAGAAGCTATATTCGGCCGCCATAACAAAGGCGAAAAAATCTATGATCTTTTCCTGAAAGATACGGATCCTGATCTGGTATTCTTTGAAATGGATGTATATTGGACGGTGATCGGGCAGAATGATCCGGTGGAATACATGAAGAAATATCCGAATCGTATTAAACTGTTGCATATCAAAGATCGTGCAATCCTTGGACAATCTGGCTTTATGAACTTTGAGATGATCTTCAAACAGGCCTATCAGATCGGTGTAAAGGAATATTATGTCGAACTGGAAGGTATGCCGGATGGCCGTACCCAGTTTGACGGGATAAAAGGTTGTGCCGATTATCTTTTGAAAGCCAAGTTTGTAAAATAA
- a CDS encoding zinc ribbon domain-containing protein has protein sequence MEPIYCQSCGMPLISDTDYGTNQDGSKNKEYCAFCFKDGKFVQDVTMDEMIQICLQYSDSFKHDNGESYTKEEALAGMQYYFPQLKRWKKE, from the coding sequence ATGGAACCTATTTATTGTCAAAGTTGCGGTATGCCGCTGATATCCGATACGGATTATGGAACAAACCAGGACGGGAGTAAAAACAAAGAGTATTGCGCGTTCTGTTTTAAAGACGGGAAATTTGTACAGGATGTAACGATGGATGAAATGATCCAAATCTGTCTTCAGTATTCAGATTCTTTCAAACACGACAACGGCGAAAGCTACACAAAAGAAGAAGCGCTTGCCGGCATGCAGTATTATTTTCCTCAACTGAAACGCTGGAAAAAAGAGTGA
- a CDS encoding AraC family transcriptional regulator — MYQEYPPCPSLAPYIDKYWEVKGETEYDMRYKILPDGCADFIFSIQEPLQPLNGEMLMQPYRFYFVGPMRVYSELVTRSTNLHMMGVRFSPCGLAAFTKVPLGEFTDMRIDASELDMLFDNSFAEMLCERESLQERIQIIERFLLSRLSAIIPIDRQMLQATDLIIRSNGMLPIRQLTDKLYLGQRHFERKFKHVTGYTPKEFSRIIKFRNATRVLRGIKDTDMQQLAIDCGYYDQSHFIKEFRRLSGSNPSAFMSLPIPEDDPLTYI; from the coding sequence ATGTACCAGGAATATCCTCCATGCCCGTCACTGGCTCCCTATATCGACAAATATTGGGAGGTGAAAGGCGAGACTGAATACGACATGCGTTATAAGATATTGCCTGACGGATGCGCGGATTTCATCTTTTCCATCCAGGAACCGTTGCAACCTCTGAACGGTGAAATGCTGATGCAGCCTTACCGTTTTTATTTCGTCGGTCCCATGCGGGTTTATTCCGAACTGGTCACACGTTCGACCAACCTTCATATGATGGGTGTACGCTTCTCTCCTTGCGGACTGGCGGCATTCACAAAGGTTCCTTTGGGAGAATTTACCGACATGCGAATCGATGCTTCCGAATTGGATATGCTTTTCGACAATAGTTTTGCAGAAATGTTATGCGAAAGAGAATCTTTGCAGGAACGCATACAAATCATAGAAAGGTTCCTCCTTTCCCGCCTGTCCGCTATCATTCCCATAGACCGGCAGATGTTGCAGGCAACCGATCTGATCATCCGGTCGAACGGGATGCTCCCCATCCGTCAACTGACCGATAAATTATATCTCGGCCAACGTCATTTCGAGCGCAAGTTCAAACACGTCACTGGTTATACACCGAAAGAATTCAGCAGGATCATCAAATTCAGGAACGCAACCCGAGTTTTAAGGGGCATAAAAGATACAGACATGCAGCAGTTAGCCATCGACTGTGGCTACTACGACCAATCTCATTTTATCAAAGAGTTCAGAAGATTATCTGGAAGCAATCCATCCGCATTCATGTCTTTACCGATACCGGAAGACGATCCGCTTACCTATATATAA
- a CDS encoding pyridoxamine 5'-phosphate oxidase family protein — MEKIKQEAIELLNNCEVLTLASIDEQGYPRPIVISKIKTDGIDTIWFSTGTSSEKTKNFIENPKAGVAFFKEGDSVTLTGTIEVVEDAAEKKALWVDWFYEHFPKGVEDPEYCILKFTAEHATYWIGHKFVKGKV; from the coding sequence ATGGAAAAGATCAAACAAGAGGCAATCGAATTGCTGAATAACTGCGAGGTGTTGACATTAGCCTCCATCGACGAGCAGGGTTATCCCCGTCCTATAGTCATTTCGAAGATCAAGACAGACGGGATCGATACGATTTGGTTCTCAACGGGAACGAGTTCTGAAAAAACAAAGAATTTTATCGAAAACCCGAAAGCAGGCGTCGCTTTCTTCAAGGAAGGCGACAGTGTGACGCTGACAGGCACCATCGAAGTAGTCGAAGACGCTGCGGAAAAGAAAGCATTATGGGTAGACTGGTTTTATGAGCATTTCCCCAAAGGTGTGGAAGACCCGGAATATTGTATCCTGAAGTTCACCGCCGAACATGCAACCTACTGGATTGGCCATAAGTTCGTGAAGGGGAAAGTGTAA
- a CDS encoding CDGSH iron-sulfur domain-containing protein, giving the protein MESNSEKKIKVLPNGPYEVIGDIPLNQLRYIGDRKGASTGYKEIQKYSVEGVYHLCRCGGSHNKPFCDGTHKKIGFKGDTTASHDSYDEMSVLYEGKVIDMLDAESLCAVARFCDTHGTAWQQVEEGDSKDTIEIVKQQCANCPSGRLTAVTKDGKRIEPELPEGISILEDVPASVHGPIWVKGGIPIEDENGRVYPVRNRVTLCRCGLSQNKPFCDGKHMRNQGELDD; this is encoded by the coding sequence ATGGAATCTAATAGTGAAAAGAAAATCAAGGTTCTCCCGAACGGACCTTACGAAGTGATCGGGGATATCCCGTTGAATCAGTTACGTTATATCGGCGACCGGAAAGGAGCTTCCACCGGTTATAAGGAAATACAAAAGTATTCCGTTGAAGGCGTATATCATCTGTGCCGCTGTGGTGGCTCGCACAACAAACCTTTCTGCGACGGAACGCATAAAAAGATTGGCTTTAAAGGAGATACGACGGCCAGTCACGATTCGTACGATGAAATGTCTGTCCTTTATGAAGGCAAAGTGATCGATATGTTGGATGCCGAAAGCCTTTGTGCGGTAGCCCGTTTCTGCGATACGCACGGTACTGCCTGGCAACAGGTGGAGGAGGGTGACTCGAAGGATACGATTGAAATAGTAAAACAACAGTGCGCCAACTGCCCCAGCGGTCGTCTGACAGCCGTTACGAAAGATGGCAAACGGATTGAACCCGAACTGCCCGAAGGTATCAGTATCCTGGAAGATGTCCCTGCCAGCGTACACGGTCCTATCTGGGTGAAAGGCGGTATTCCTATAGAAGACGAAAACGGACGTGTCTATCCGGTGCGCAACCGCGTTACATTATGCCGTTGCGGTCTTTCACAGAACAAACCCTTCTGCGATGGCAAACATATGCGGAATCAGGGAGAGTTGGATGATTAA
- a CDS encoding DMT family transporter, whose product MAKNNLTYWYHLIAIITVIIWGTTFVSTKILIHNGLSPVDILFYRFALAYVCIWFISPKVLFARSKRDELMFVAAGLCGGSIYFITENTALGITLASNVSLIICTAPILTAFLSLLFYRREKIKPNLIYGSVIALIGVAFVVFNGSFLLKINPLGDMLTLIAALMWAFYCLILKQMGNRYPTLLITRKVFFYGPVTLTPMFLLHPLNTDTAILFRPVVAANLLFLGVVASMLCYIMWNTAVKELGPFRTANYIYIVPLVTLITSAIVIDEIITVIALIGSVFILSGVYIAERGFHFKSVSV is encoded by the coding sequence ATGGCAAAGAATAATCTGACTTACTGGTATCATCTGATCGCAATCATCACGGTTATTATCTGGGGTACGACTTTCGTTTCGACAAAAATCCTGATTCATAACGGGCTGTCTCCCGTCGACATTCTTTTCTACCGTTTCGCGCTGGCTTATGTCTGCATCTGGTTTATTTCGCCCAAGGTGCTGTTCGCCAGGAGCAAACGGGATGAACTTATGTTCGTAGCCGCCGGGCTTTGCGGGGGATCGATCTATTTTATTACCGAAAATACGGCGCTGGGGATCACGCTGGCTTCAAACGTGTCGCTCATCATCTGCACCGCTCCTATCCTGACGGCGTTTCTTTCGCTCCTGTTTTACCGCAGGGAGAAGATCAAACCGAATCTGATCTACGGCTCGGTCATAGCACTGATCGGGGTGGCGTTTGTCGTGTTCAATGGTAGTTTTCTACTGAAAATCAATCCACTGGGAGATATGTTGACGCTGATCGCAGCGTTGATGTGGGCGTTTTACTGTCTGATACTGAAACAGATGGGGAACCGGTATCCGACATTGCTGATTACCCGGAAGGTGTTTTTCTACGGGCCTGTCACATTAACCCCGATGTTCCTGCTCCATCCGTTGAATACGGATACGGCGATACTCTTCCGCCCGGTCGTTGCAGCTAACCTGCTGTTCCTGGGTGTGGTAGCATCGATGCTTTGTTACATCATGTGGAACACGGCAGTCAAAGAGCTGGGTCCGTTCCGCACGGCCAACTATATCTATATTGTCCCGCTGGTGACGCTGATCACTTCCGCCATCGTGATCGACGAAATCATCACGGTGATCGCCCTGATCGGATCGGTCTTTATCCTGAGCGGGGTTTATATTGCGGAGAGGGGATTTCATTTTAAAAGTGTCTCAGTTTGA
- a CDS encoding Rpn family recombination-promoting nuclease/putative transposase yields the protein MDKFINPFSDYGWKRIFGSEVSKDLIISFLNEVIQQEVIVDITFRNVEMLGLKQDQRRAVFDIFCENEKGEVFICEMQKSRQKYFSDRVLYYASFAIQQQSMIIKEKLEKEPEEKIRKRWNYHISKVYVVCVLNYIMDPSHPEKYRWDIVRMDRELKVPFSETLNEIYLEMPKFVLPLRLCDTFYKKWLYVLNNIEIMERLPKELNNQIFRKLKSIVEVASMTPDQRLEYELSLSVERDLSAALDTSFEDGMEKGKAEEQRLIAANLKKQGINIDTIAQCTGLSVEEISKL from the coding sequence ATGGACAAATTTATCAATCCTTTCTCGGATTACGGCTGGAAGCGAATTTTCGGCAGTGAAGTAAGCAAAGATCTTATCATCAGTTTCCTCAATGAAGTCATTCAACAGGAAGTAATCGTAGACATTACCTTTCGTAATGTGGAAATGTTGGGTCTGAAACAAGACCAGCGTCGAGCCGTTTTCGACATCTTCTGCGAGAACGAAAAAGGGGAAGTCTTTATCTGCGAGATGCAGAAAAGCCGTCAGAAATACTTCTCCGACCGGGTGTTATATTATGCCTCTTTTGCTATCCAGCAACAATCCATGATCATAAAAGAAAAACTGGAGAAAGAACCGGAGGAAAAGATCCGCAAACGATGGAACTATCATATCAGTAAAGTGTATGTCGTTTGTGTACTAAATTACATCATGGACCCGTCCCACCCGGAGAAATACCGCTGGGATATCGTGCGCATGGATCGCGAATTGAAGGTGCCCTTCAGCGAAACGCTTAACGAGATTTATCTTGAAATGCCGAAATTTGTGTTACCTTTGCGTCTATGCGACACTTTTTATAAGAAGTGGTTATATGTTTTAAACAATATCGAGATCATGGAACGATTACCTAAAGAACTCAACAACCAAATTTTCCGCAAACTGAAAAGCATTGTGGAAGTAGCGAGTATGACTCCCGACCAACGGCTTGAATACGAATTGAGCCTCTCCGTCGAACGTGACCTCTCCGCTGCCCTCGATACCAGCTTCGAAGACGGGATGGAAAAAGGTAAGGCAGAAGAACAACGCCTTATCGCTGCCAACTTAAAAAAACAGGGAATAAATATCGATACGATTGCGCAATGTACCGGATTGTCGGTAGAAGAAATAAGTAAATTGTAA
- a CDS encoding tyrosine-type recombinase/integrase, translating to MNKDKTQNNDKTPKSKLLIKAFEEQVKIKIDLGRERTAKNYRTTIAKIKTYLSEQSDSDSNNRNANGNRPLPTLRLHHIDTQWVQDFTAWLYRQHPDTPGTAGFYLSNFKAMYNHTVEQGQVTYPDSGYPFAHVSIKSPVPFKRALPQKEVQRLSERNLYAQLTPACRDSLDLFLFIFFCQGISFHDLFTLTYHQMNAPDYILYTRSKTNVPLKVKLTDEMKYILQRHRNPDSPYLFPFLHERRKEKAAGPLNEDSALKRTNRHLKKIGKLLGIEMSLTTYVMRHTFATLMLSSGATVELISQCLGHKSIKTTQIYLSKLTTEKLDKATDTMLDMYIRQPGEQKEVSPPKTKKHRTKTTKKTEKACQTKDLEEKKCPSLNKKRTFADLLVRITPAKVMKTFYIKKPEKHCFLIFFHHILLFFAEKGFQISVNKLY from the coding sequence ATGAATAAAGATAAAACACAGAACAACGACAAAACGCCGAAAAGCAAGCTGCTGATCAAAGCGTTTGAGGAACAGGTCAAGATAAAAATTGACCTGGGAAGGGAAAGAACAGCCAAAAACTACCGTACAACTATTGCCAAAATAAAGACCTACCTCTCGGAACAGAGCGATAGCGATAGCAATAACCGTAATGCCAACGGTAACCGTCCCCTCCCCACCCTCCGCTTGCACCACATCGACACCCAATGGGTACAGGATTTCACAGCCTGGTTATACCGGCAGCACCCCGATACCCCCGGTACGGCAGGCTTCTACCTCAGCAACTTCAAAGCCATGTACAACCACACCGTCGAACAAGGTCAGGTCACCTACCCCGATAGCGGCTACCCCTTTGCCCACGTATCGATAAAAAGCCCCGTCCCCTTCAAACGCGCCCTTCCCCAAAAAGAGGTACAGCGGCTGAGCGAAAGAAACCTCTACGCACAACTCACCCCCGCCTGCCGCGACTCACTCGACCTCTTCCTATTTATCTTCTTTTGCCAGGGCATCTCTTTCCACGACCTCTTCACACTCACCTACCACCAGATGAATGCCCCCGACTACATTCTATATACACGCAGTAAAACCAACGTCCCCCTCAAAGTAAAGCTGACCGATGAAATGAAATATATCCTCCAGCGCCATCGGAACCCCGACAGCCCCTACCTCTTCCCTTTCCTGCACGAACGGAGGAAAGAAAAAGCGGCAGGCCCATTGAATGAAGACTCCGCCCTCAAACGCACCAACCGCCACCTCAAAAAAATCGGCAAACTACTGGGAATCGAAATGTCCCTTACCACCTATGTCATGCGTCATACCTTCGCCACCCTGATGCTCTCATCCGGAGCCACCGTCGAACTCATCAGCCAGTGCCTCGGACACAAATCCATCAAAACGACACAAATCTACCTGTCGAAACTCACGACCGAAAAATTGGACAAGGCGACCGACACGATGCTCGATATGTACATACGTCAACCCGGAGAACAAAAAGAAGTTTCTCCCCCCAAAACAAAGAAACACCGGACAAAAACGACGAAGAAAACAGAGAAAGCTTGTCAAACAAAGGATCTCGAAGAAAAAAAATGTCCGTCTCTTAACAAGAAACGGACATTCGCGGACTTACTTGTCCGAATCACGCCGGCAAAAGTAATGAAAACCTTTTATATAAAAAAGCCAGAGAAGCATTGTTTTTTAATATTCTTTCATCACATCCTATTATTTTTTGCTGAAAAAGGCTTTCAAATTAGTGTAAACAAGCTGTACTGA
- a CDS encoding DUF3575 domain-containing protein yields the protein MKDKRIFLILSAIVLTVSSAFAQKIALKSNLLYDVTTTLNIGAEVGLSPDITLDISGNLNAWTFGGGKQWRHWLIQPEARYWLSKKFDGHFIGLHAHGGQFNVGNLKFLHTKEVRHQGYLLGAGFTYGYNWKLSDRWKLEAAIGLGYAYLDYDRYPCGTCGKKLSGDTKHYFGPTKAAFSLIYILK from the coding sequence ATGAAGGATAAACGCATATTTTTAATTTTATCGGCAATAGTACTGACGGTATCATCCGCCTTCGCCCAAAAGATAGCACTTAAAAGCAATCTACTCTATGACGTAACCACAACTCTCAATATTGGTGCTGAAGTAGGACTTTCTCCTGACATCACACTGGATATTTCCGGCAATCTCAATGCCTGGACATTCGGAGGCGGCAAACAATGGCGTCACTGGCTCATCCAACCCGAGGCCCGTTACTGGCTTTCCAAAAAATTCGACGGACATTTTATAGGATTGCATGCACATGGAGGCCAGTTCAATGTGGGAAACCTCAAATTCCTCCATACCAAAGAAGTCCGTCACCAGGGATACCTGCTGGGAGCCGGTTTTACCTACGGCTATAACTGGAAACTCAGCGACCGCTGGAAACTGGAAGCAGCCATCGGCCTGGGCTACGCCTACCTCGATTATGACCGTTATCCTTGCGGTACTTGCGGAAAGAAACTGTCTGGCGACACCAAACATTACTTCGGCCCGACCAAAGCAGCATTCTCTCTTATTTATATCCTTAAATAA
- a CDS encoding HU family DNA-binding protein: MNKAELITAIAQDMGVTFVAAKGFIDSFQRTVSNILAEGDMISLHNFGCLQTKEQGARPVRNPKTGEPVMLAPRTTVRFKPGKLLLETVNKQK, encoded by the coding sequence ATGAACAAAGCAGAACTAATAACAGCAATCGCCCAGGACATGGGAGTGACTTTCGTTGCAGCCAAAGGATTTATCGATAGCTTTCAACGGACCGTCTCCAATATTCTTGCAGAAGGCGATATGATCTCACTTCACAACTTCGGATGCCTGCAAACGAAAGAACAGGGAGCACGCCCGGTACGCAACCCCAAAACAGGCGAGCCCGTCATGCTGGCTCCCCGTACTACCGTCCGTTTCAAGCCGGGAAAGCTACTGCTTGAAACTGTGAACAAACAGAAATAA
- a CDS encoding Mfa1 family fimbria major subunit (Members of this family are fimbrial shaft proteins (major subunit proteins), found in the Bacteriodetes. The family is named for Mfa1 from Porphyromonas gingivalis, and is related to but distinct from the family of FimA from the species.) — protein sequence MKLRNIFAVALAGLAFTACNNDDVPGKGTDGNGAEKTFIGLTIQLPKGTVTKGATDAAGTANENRLKTLHIYCWTGMNIGTPTTVDIDTEATADASGGYTVNAAIEGVVGANNIFVTANTAAPITGLTAAGVTHDTPQELTQTLASLIDETGGGEGFVMFSKDIVEVNAAAAAKADVEAGSVATNIAAVTLRRAVAKVALTSSLTSTDGTGIDDEGGFCKIYDVKWNIANQPATLYPVVKFAAGLNFEAGNIISPYTNFDPNLDPTEAVPAIGEAAALQYCKENAHGSANDYTNQNTTTIQVMAICSPKTYYKEVTDAGSGKFTATTANNLAKGTTFYTLKAADGELAANSFFDETAAGQYATIKGGDKATYFNEYKDGKCYWTIYIHNGATPKVYGVLRNNLYTVNINSIKAPGFPALPIDNTPIASEAWIQTTIAVEPWTANAMGDVDLQ from the coding sequence ATGAAACTAAGAAACATTTTCGCTGTTGCGCTGGCAGGTCTGGCATTCACAGCATGTAACAATGACGACGTACCCGGAAAAGGTACAGATGGAAATGGAGCAGAGAAGACCTTTATCGGCCTGACTATCCAACTTCCCAAAGGAACAGTGACAAAAGGGGCAACAGATGCCGCAGGTACTGCTAATGAAAACCGCCTGAAAACACTGCACATCTATTGCTGGACAGGTATGAACATCGGTACGCCCACGACAGTGGATATTGATACCGAAGCCACAGCGGATGCAAGCGGAGGTTATACTGTAAATGCTGCCATCGAAGGTGTAGTGGGTGCGAACAATATCTTCGTGACGGCTAATACGGCAGCTCCTATCACCGGTCTGACAGCCGCAGGTGTTACACACGACACTCCGCAGGAACTCACACAAACACTGGCAAGCCTGATCGATGAAACAGGAGGCGGTGAAGGTTTCGTTATGTTTAGCAAGGATATTGTAGAGGTAAATGCCGCTGCAGCGGCGAAAGCTGACGTAGAAGCTGGTTCTGTAGCTACAAACATTGCAGCAGTCACACTGCGTCGTGCCGTAGCCAAAGTAGCTCTGACTTCTTCTTTGACATCTACAGATGGTACAGGCATCGATGATGAAGGTGGTTTCTGTAAGATATACGACGTCAAATGGAACATCGCAAATCAGCCGGCCACCCTGTATCCGGTTGTTAAATTTGCGGCAGGACTCAATTTTGAAGCAGGTAACATCATCAGCCCGTATACAAATTTTGATCCCAACCTAGACCCAACTGAGGCCGTTCCTGCCATAGGTGAGGCTGCCGCTTTACAGTATTGCAAAGAAAACGCACACGGTAGCGCTAACGATTACACCAATCAAAATACAACGACTATTCAGGTGATGGCAATATGTTCTCCTAAAACATATTATAAAGAAGTAACCGATGCAGGATCTGGAAAATTCACCGCAACTACTGCTAACAACCTGGCTAAAGGTACTACTTTCTACACCTTGAAAGCAGCAGATGGAGAGTTGGCTGCCAATTCATTCTTTGATGAGACTGCGGCAGGACAATATGCAACAATCAAAGGCGGTGATAAAGCCACTTACTTCAATGAATACAAAGACGGTAAATGCTATTGGACAATTTATATTCATAACGGTGCAACACCGAAAGTGTACGGTGTTCTCAGAAACAACCTGTATACCGTTAATATCAACAGCATCAAAGCTCCCGGATTCCCGGCACTTCCTATCGACAACACTCCGATCGCTTCGGAAGCCTGGATTCAGACGACCATTGCTGTCGAACCGTGGACTGCTAACGCGATGGGAGACGTAGACCTCCAGTAA
- a CDS encoding DNA-binding domain-containing protein produces the protein MANEEEKIILQADLYDNLLTEEAGDYTARLRISGSLRNSNLAQRILDRGSEYRKDTIENILNMGDQEKVKALAEGKSVVDGVGQTMIQIKGNFDGETAPFDPAKHSLIISYTPGKALRKAMQRIEIQTNKATTGPVINSITNPMTGEVNATILPNLPLIIAGANLKVATAEKNTKEATAGLFFISEDGTTEKPALLIVHNNPSELTVVAPDLNAGNYYVEIRTQSAAGSKLVKNMRTFRYPILLTVGSTEDDRPVIENDDRPEIE, from the coding sequence ATGGCAAACGAAGAAGAAAAAATCATCCTACAAGCCGACCTCTACGACAACCTGCTTACGGAAGAAGCCGGCGATTACACCGCCCGGCTCCGCATCTCAGGCAGCCTGCGCAACAGCAACCTCGCCCAGCGTATCCTCGACCGCGGTTCCGAATACCGGAAAGATACCATCGAAAACATTCTCAACATGGGTGACCAGGAAAAGGTGAAAGCACTCGCCGAAGGCAAAAGCGTGGTGGACGGCGTCGGTCAGACTATGATCCAGATAAAAGGCAATTTCGACGGCGAAACCGCCCCTTTCGATCCCGCCAAACACAGCCTCATTATCTCCTACACCCCCGGCAAGGCCCTCCGTAAAGCCATGCAACGGATCGAGATACAAACCAACAAAGCCACTACCGGCCCGGTAATCAACTCGATCACCAACCCGATGACCGGCGAGGTCAATGCGACTATCCTGCCCAACCTGCCCCTGATCATCGCCGGTGCCAACCTGAAAGTGGCAACCGCCGAAAAAAACACTAAGGAGGCAACAGCAGGTCTCTTCTTCATCTCCGAAGACGGTACGACCGAAAAGCCCGCTTTATTGATCGTACATAACAACCCTTCCGAACTCACCGTCGTAGCCCCCGACCTCAACGCCGGAAACTATTACGTGGAGATACGCACCCAATCGGCTGCCGGAAGTAAACTGGTGAAAAACATGCGCACCTTCCGCTATCCCATCCTCCTCACCGTAGGAAGCACGGAAGACGACCGGCCGGTGATTGAAAATGACGACCGGCCCGAGATTGAATAG